The Vigna unguiculata cultivar IT97K-499-35 chromosome 6, ASM411807v1, whole genome shotgun sequence genome contains a region encoding:
- the LOC114188610 gene encoding transcription repressor OFP3-like, with translation MRINSEPSAAKMKHKAKPSSSPQYFCEIGDRCCVKEDGDFCRQPLNEESCEDKKNKDIDESVIPSSSCFAATTNAKETKLLDDGKVSTNRVKEYENLRKRFERKAKEAFQDQLLTLERQVEELKFGSSKAVEKDVLQFESPRTICTPRTHAFSSSAISRNPILGNVIENFEKNEKLSHKKTSSERQNLKQTEETKVKTNRNKQSHNLNREHQRRKPKPSSRVKIHSPRMVSKVEICKIKALEDVKKAKLKMKKEKEEIVEVPELESFAVIKSSIDPKQDFRDSMIEMIIENQIIQPEEMEDLLACYLTLNADEYHDLIIKVFRKVWFDMSQGILGIKLNMQCGYYE, from the coding sequence ATGAGAATCAATTCGGAGCCAAGTGCTGCCAAAATGAAGCACAAGGCAAAGCCTAGTAGTTCACCTCAATATTTCTGTGAGATTGGCGATAGATGTTGTGTAAAGGAAGATGGTGATTTCTGTAGACAACCTTTAAATGAAGAGAGTTGTGAGGATAAGAAGAATAAAGATATTGATGAGAGTGTGATTCCATCCTCAAGTTGCTTTGCTGCTACAACGAATGCTAAAGAAACAAAGTTGTTGGATGATGGGAAGGTTTCAACGAATAGAGTGAAGGAATATGAAAACTTAAGGAAGAGATTTGAGAGGAAAGCAAAAGAGGCTTTTCAAGACCAACTCTTGACACTTGAAAGACAAGTTGAGGAACTTAAGTTTGGATCCAGTAAAGCAGTGGAAAAAGATGTGTTGCAATTTGAATCACCTAGAACAATTTGCACCCCAAGAACACACGCTTTTTCATCTTCAGCAATTTCAAGGAATCCCATCCTTGGAAATGTTAtagaaaattttgagaaaaatgaaaagctGTCTCACAAGAAAACCAGTTCCGAGAGGCAGAACTTGAAACAAACTGAGGAGACGAAGGTAAAGACCAACAGGAATAAGCAATCACATAATCTCAACAGAGAACATCAGAGGAGGAAACCAAAGCCGAGCTCTAGAGTCAAAATACATTCTCCAAGGATGGTTTCTAAGGTTGAAATTTGCAAAATAAAGGCCCTGGAAGACGTGAAGAAAGCAAAActaaagatgaagaaagaaaaggagGAGATTGTAGAGGTACCAGAATTAGAGAGCTTTGCTGTGATTAAGTCTTCAATAGATCCAAAGCAAGATTTCAGAGATTCAATGATTGAGATGATCATAGAGAATCAGATTATTCAGCCAGAAGAAATGGAAGATCTTTTGGCATGTTATCTGACTTTGAATGCAGATGAGTATCATGATCTCATCATCAAAGTGTTCAGAAAGGTATGGTTTGACATGAGCCAAGGTATTTTGGGTATTAAACTAAATATGCAATGTGGTTACTATGAATAA